The following coding sequences are from one Cervus canadensis isolate Bull #8, Minnesota chromosome 4, ASM1932006v1, whole genome shotgun sequence window:
- the DOK3 gene encoding docking protein 3 isoform X2: MEPLETPVKDGILYQQHIKFGKKCWRKVWGLLYAGGPSGVARLESWEVRDGGLGPAGDRSAGPGRRGERRIIRLADCVSVLPADGESCPRDTGAFLLTTTERSHLLAAEHRQAWMGPICQLAFPGTGESSSGSGEVEARQRSLVPMEENSIYSSWQEVGEFPVVVQRTEAATRCQLKGPYLLRLGQDALQLSEPASPQALYTWPYCFLRKFGADKGVFSFEAGRRCDSGEGLFAFSSARARDLCGALAAAIARQRERLPGPRPCPLPRATSLPSLEPPGELREGPPRPEAPGSRKMRAAEPGPQSLPPLLGPAVSEEPPALLYASVCKRASGPPSAAAEHLYENLFAPDASCRELVREGPGGGSPPASPIYHNSQDLGWPGAAHDSSLEAQYRRLLELELADNGDEAAGSGRPGAHSGFKAKLVTLLSRERKKGPAPCDRP, from the exons ATGGAGCCTCTGGAGACCCCCGTCAAGGACGGCATCCTCTACCAGCAGCACATCAAGTTCGGCAAG AAGTGCTGGCGGAAGGTATGGGGTCTACTCTATGCAGGAGGCCCCTCGGGCGTGGCCCGGCTAGAGAGCTGGGAGGTCCGGGATGGTGGCCTGGGGCCAGCAGGTGACAGGTCGGCGGGGCCTGGCCGGCGGGGAGAACGGCGGATCATCCGCCTGGCTGACTGCGTGTCCGTGCTACCGGCTGATGGCGAGAGCTGCCCCCGGGACACTGGTGCCTTCCTGCTCACCACCACGGAGCGAAGCCACCTGCTGGCTGCAGAGCACCGCCAGGCATGGATGGGCCCCATCTGTCAGCTGGCCTTCCCG GGCACAGGGGAGAGTTCCTCGGGATCTGGGGAGGTGGAGGCTCGGCAGAGGAGCCTAGTCCCCATGGAGGAGAACTCCATCTACTCTTCCTGGCAGGAAG TGGGCGAGTTCCCGGTGGTGGTGCAGAGGACGGAGGCAGCCACCCGCTGCCAGCTGAAGGGGCCCTACCTCCTGCGGCTGGGACAGGACGCTCTCCAGCTGAGCGAACCGGCCAGCCCGCAGGCGCTCTACACCTGGCCCTACTGCTTCCTGCGAAAGTTCGGCGCCGACAAG GGCGTGTTCTCCTTTGAAGCCGGCCGCCGCTGCGACTCGGGCGAGGGCCTCTTCGCCTTCAGCAGCGCCCGCGCCCGCGACCTGTGCGGAGCCTTGGCCGCAGCCATCGCCCGCCAGCGGGAGCGGCTCCCGGGGCCCCGGCCCTGCCCTCTGCCGCGGGCCACCTCGCTGCCCTCGCTGGAGCCTCCAGGCGAGCTGCGGGAGGGGCCCCCGCGGCCCGAAGCGCCCGGCTCGCGGAAGATGCGCGCGGCCGAGCCCGGGCCACAGAGTCTGCCGCCGCTGCTGGGCCCCGCGGTCTCCGAGGAGCCGCCGGCATTGCTCTACGCGTCCGTGTGCAAGCGGGCCAGCGGGCCCCCGAGCGCCGCCGCGGAACACCTGTACGAGAACTTGTTCGCGCCCGACGCCAGCTGCCGGGAGCTGGTGCGCGAGGGCCCGGGCGGCGGCAGCCCCCCGGCCAGCCCCATCTACCACAACAGCCAGGACCTGGGCTGGCCCGGCGCGGCCCACGACAGCAGCCTGGAGGCCCAGTACCGGCGGttgctggagctggagctggcGGATAACGGCGACGAGGCGGCGGGGTCTGGCCGCCCCGGCGCGCACTCAGGCTTCAAGGCCAAGCTGGTGACGTTGCTGAGCCGAGAGCGGAAGAAGGGCCCGGCCCCCTGCGACCGGCCCTGA
- the DOK3 gene encoding docking protein 3 isoform X1 has protein sequence MEPLETPVKDGILYQQHIKFGKKCWRKVWGLLYAGGPSGVARLESWEVRDGGLGPAGDRSAGPGRRGERRIIRLADCVSVLPADGESCPRDTGAFLLTTTERSHLLAAEHRQAWMGPICQLAFPVSTGQGTGESSSGSGEVEARQRSLVPMEENSIYSSWQEVGEFPVVVQRTEAATRCQLKGPYLLRLGQDALQLSEPASPQALYTWPYCFLRKFGADKGVFSFEAGRRCDSGEGLFAFSSARARDLCGALAAAIARQRERLPGPRPCPLPRATSLPSLEPPGELREGPPRPEAPGSRKMRAAEPGPQSLPPLLGPAVSEEPPALLYASVCKRASGPPSAAAEHLYENLFAPDASCRELVREGPGGGSPPASPIYHNSQDLGWPGAAHDSSLEAQYRRLLELELADNGDEAAGSGRPGAHSGFKAKLVTLLSRERKKGPAPCDRP, from the exons ATGGAGCCTCTGGAGACCCCCGTCAAGGACGGCATCCTCTACCAGCAGCACATCAAGTTCGGCAAG AAGTGCTGGCGGAAGGTATGGGGTCTACTCTATGCAGGAGGCCCCTCGGGCGTGGCCCGGCTAGAGAGCTGGGAGGTCCGGGATGGTGGCCTGGGGCCAGCAGGTGACAGGTCGGCGGGGCCTGGCCGGCGGGGAGAACGGCGGATCATCCGCCTGGCTGACTGCGTGTCCGTGCTACCGGCTGATGGCGAGAGCTGCCCCCGGGACACTGGTGCCTTCCTGCTCACCACCACGGAGCGAAGCCACCTGCTGGCTGCAGAGCACCGCCAGGCATGGATGGGCCCCATCTGTCAGCTGGCCTTCCCGGTGAGCACAGGGCAG GGCACAGGGGAGAGTTCCTCGGGATCTGGGGAGGTGGAGGCTCGGCAGAGGAGCCTAGTCCCCATGGAGGAGAACTCCATCTACTCTTCCTGGCAGGAAG TGGGCGAGTTCCCGGTGGTGGTGCAGAGGACGGAGGCAGCCACCCGCTGCCAGCTGAAGGGGCCCTACCTCCTGCGGCTGGGACAGGACGCTCTCCAGCTGAGCGAACCGGCCAGCCCGCAGGCGCTCTACACCTGGCCCTACTGCTTCCTGCGAAAGTTCGGCGCCGACAAG GGCGTGTTCTCCTTTGAAGCCGGCCGCCGCTGCGACTCGGGCGAGGGCCTCTTCGCCTTCAGCAGCGCCCGCGCCCGCGACCTGTGCGGAGCCTTGGCCGCAGCCATCGCCCGCCAGCGGGAGCGGCTCCCGGGGCCCCGGCCCTGCCCTCTGCCGCGGGCCACCTCGCTGCCCTCGCTGGAGCCTCCAGGCGAGCTGCGGGAGGGGCCCCCGCGGCCCGAAGCGCCCGGCTCGCGGAAGATGCGCGCGGCCGAGCCCGGGCCACAGAGTCTGCCGCCGCTGCTGGGCCCCGCGGTCTCCGAGGAGCCGCCGGCATTGCTCTACGCGTCCGTGTGCAAGCGGGCCAGCGGGCCCCCGAGCGCCGCCGCGGAACACCTGTACGAGAACTTGTTCGCGCCCGACGCCAGCTGCCGGGAGCTGGTGCGCGAGGGCCCGGGCGGCGGCAGCCCCCCGGCCAGCCCCATCTACCACAACAGCCAGGACCTGGGCTGGCCCGGCGCGGCCCACGACAGCAGCCTGGAGGCCCAGTACCGGCGGttgctggagctggagctggcGGATAACGGCGACGAGGCGGCGGGGTCTGGCCGCCCCGGCGCGCACTCAGGCTTCAAGGCCAAGCTGGTGACGTTGCTGAGCCGAGAGCGGAAGAAGGGCCCGGCCCCCTGCGACCGGCCCTGA